One Pseudorasbora parva isolate DD20220531a chromosome 8, ASM2467924v1, whole genome shotgun sequence DNA window includes the following coding sequences:
- the LOC137085091 gene encoding chymotrypsin-like protease CTRL-1, whose protein sequence is MIFTITCFALVASALGCGVPAIKPQTIGSKIVNGQNAISGSWPWQVSLQRPNGFHFCGGSLINKNWVLTAAYCGVVVGYHRVVLGEHDRGSNVEPIQVILVSRVITHPLFSSRTANNDIALLKLASPVVFTPRISPVCLAPSTINILPGTRCFTTGWGATSTTMSPLILQQTGLPIISTSVCRLVWGQNSITDNMICAGASGSSSCMGDSGGPLVCERSGVWTLVGSVSWGISNCDTRFPVVYARISPQRSWIDQTIASN, encoded by the exons ATGATCTTCACCATCACCTGCTTTGCCCTGGTGGCCTCTGCTCTGG GTTGTGGAGTGCCTGCGATTAAGCCACAGACGATTGGCAGCAAGATTGTGAATGGACAGAATGCCATCTCTGGTTCTTGGCCCTGGCAGGTCTCTCTCCAG CGTCCCAACGGATTCCACTTCTGCGGTGGATCCCTGATCAACAAGAACTGGGTTCTCACTGCTGCTTACTGCGGTGTTGT GGTTGGCTATCACCGTGTTGTTCTTGGAGAACATGATCGTGGCTCCAATGTTGAACCCATCCAGGTCATACTGGTTTCCAGG GTCATCACCCATCCACTCTTTAGCAGCAGGACTGCCAACAATGACATTGCGTTGCTGAAACTTGCGTCTCCAGTTGTCTTCACTCCCCGTATCTCTCCTGTGTGTCTGGCTCCTTCAACCATCAACATCCTGCCTGGAACCCGCTGCTTCACCACTGGATGGGGCGCAACTTCCACCACAA TGAGTCCTCTAATCCTGCAGCAGACAGGTCTGCCCATCATTAGTACTTCTGTGTGCAGACTGGTCTGGGGTCAGAACTCAATCACTGATAACATGATCTGTGCTGGAGCCTCTGGATCCTCATCTTGCATG GGTGATTCTGGTGGTCCTCTGGTGTGTGAGAGGTCAGGGGTCTGGACTCTGGTGGGGTCTGTGTCCTGGGGCATCAGCAATTGTGACACTCGTTTCCCAGTAGTCTACGCTCGTATCTCCCCACAGCGCTCCTGGATCGACCAGACTATTGCTTCCAACTAG